The Besnoitia besnoiti strain Bb-Ger1 chromosome Unknown contig00018, whole genome shotgun sequence genome includes the window AGTGTCCTCGTCAGTCGAGATTCCAAGAGCATGAGGCTTCCATTCGATCTTGGGTATTTCCTGTGGTGAGGCAACGGCAGTAACGGCAATGCAGCTCCTCTCCAGCTCAGGCGTGCCCGTCTGTGCCGCCATCGAAATCCAGACGGTGCTGTTTTTCAGTTGCACGAACAGACAGGGGCAGGTCAACAGTGCACGACCTGAGGTGCGAAACAGATCGCTAGGCACTAGGCACCATCGGGAGGGCGAAAGCGCCACAGGTTCGCGAGTCATTACTGGGGTGACTCCGGGTGACAGCGTgagggcagcgcctgcgTACCAAGGGCTCATCAACGATTTCTTCTTTCCCTTGTTGCACGCCAGTATACTTAAGATAGAACTCGCGCGTAAAGTCGTCGCAGTCGTACAAGTGGAACTGCCGGTTGTAGACCATGACATCTTTTCCCACTTCGAAGTCTTCGGGCCTGTGGTACACCCCGCTCTCGAACACTCGCATGTCTGGAAGGCCGCGAtcgccctctgccgcgctgccgTGAGACTCCCTTGTACGATCGTTtctccgcagacgcgagcctAGAAAGCTGCCGTCGTCATGCCCTCGCGCACAGCAACGGCTTTCCGGTGCAATGGGACGGACGTCGCTGCCAGCAGCGGGGAGACCTTGTGACGCAAGCTGACTGACATTGCTCGGCGTGTCCGAGTTCCGCTGCTGTCCGCGGGAGCTCTTACTTATAGTGGTCAGTTTTCTTCGGCACCACCCCAGGGCAGGAAGTAACCGTCGGTTCCTTTGGCAGCTTttgtcgcctgcagcgaacCCCAAGTCCATCGTGTGTGCGCCGAACACGGCAAATTGAATACTTGGTCCGCCAACCTCCCAGTGACGCGTTCAAACCGAGAGCGCCCCTCTCCCTTGCCCCCGGAAGGTGCCGCGGCCCATATAATTATCGAGCCCGAGTGACCGTGAAGGGCTTAGTGGTCTTGCCCTGACTGGGTTCCCGTCCGTAGTTTTGACGTGCGCTGGGGACTCCGCAATGCCTGGCCCTTCTATCGAAGTTGAAAAGCATCTGGACAGTACGCGGAACGAGGAGTATGTTGCCATCGCGCAGCTCGGGGGCACGGAGAGTTTCGAGAAAGACATTGTCATCTGAGGCGAGACACTCACTTGAGGAACGTAGGGAATTCTCGCTTTCCCGAATTCCTGGGGTAGCACTCGAGAATCTCAACAGAGTCATCTAGTCGCACGCGCACATAAGCACGACGCCAGAGAAGCTATCTTTTTTTCCCGCTCTGTTCGCAGTCGTTCAAAGTTGTCCCTAAGGATGTGACGGCAGTATCTACCAGAAAACGTCTGAAGACACGTTAACCGAGGGCGTTTGTACTTTGCCCCTTGAACGCGAGGAACGTCACGAGTTACAGTCTACTGCGGCTGGCCAGTGGGGCAGCTGTGAAGTTACCTGCCAGGAAGTAATGGAACACGTAGTAGCTGCGCATCCCGTAGTTGGTTTTGTCGTCCCAGTAGCAATAAAATCGTAGCACTTTCCTGCACGAATCCGCAGGTCGGCGGATAGGGCAGTCTGAAACATCCCTGCGCGGACGTTCGTTCGAACATGAACAGTCTCTGCTCTTGGCGTGCGGCAGAGCGGCGGTGCAGCCCTACATAGAAGTCCTGGCGACAGTTTTTTCTTACCTGTCGTTGTACAGATGCTGCTTCAGTCCActgttttttctgctgccACCAAGCATGATTTCCGTGTACTCGCGCGACTCCTTCACGTCTTTGGGAACCAGACGACGTCGGAGTAGGAAGTGCGCGCGCCGGACAACCTATTGCGTAAAAGAAACGCATAACTGCGGATTCATATACACACTCGTAGGCGCTAAAGACAACCTCGCGTGCCTTGTTGCATGACTCCTGGTACACGGTACTGTAGGAGCGGCAGTTCGCGCGTGGTAATTTCCTTGAGCGATCCGCTCGGTGGTGCTTCTCGAACCCTTTACGGCGCAAGTGGCGTCTCAGTCTCCATATGAAATAAGTCCTACCTCATTCTCAAAGAAATTGTCGCTGAGAGGCTCGGATGGCTCCCCAACGTCCATGTCTGTAGGCAGTGCACGCCTCGTTCGCATACGCTCTTCGGCGGCAATGCCTGTGCGGTGCCCTGCGTACTGACCACTTTTGCACCGCTGTCCGTTGCACCCCGGCAGAGGCAGCTCAACACAACAGATGCCCGCGAGTCCCATGTAAATTTATGCACACTTGTGGAGTCCCGCATAACAGTAAGATAAAGGCGCCCGACTCCGGGCGTCCACACTTGAGCAACGAGTGAGCAGACGCTTCTGGCTCTCTTCCACCTTACTGCATTGTTCGTAAAACTGTCGAGTGAACGGATCGCAGTCGATGATGCGGAAAACCCGGGTGTAGATTGTCACGTCGGTActgagctgcaggcgacaaTCGCAGCGCCACAGAATGAGCACACACAGACGACAAGAATACAGGGAGATCAGACATTTTTTCCCTGTGTTCGCATCAGTCGGTAAGAGTCTCTGGCGCATGCGGCTTGTTGCCTTCAGCTCTGTTCCTGACCCATCATTGCTGCAAGAAGCAATGAAATGTAAGTGCTTGCGCTTCCACAACTGCTGCGGACTGTGTACAGAGCGGTGTAATGGATTGCGGATAACGCCCATCCATTTAGTTGAATTAGTTAACGACTCGGACTTCGCATTTCAAATGTGTGTGCGGCCAGCCATGCCTCAGTGCAGCTCAGGGAGCATTCCCCACCTTGAGGTCTTCCATGGTGAAGAATCCGGAGCGATCAGGTCGGGGAAACCGGTGCCGTTTGAGAAATGTCCCTTGAAGTATGCCGCTGTTTTCCATCCGCGGTTCGAGTATTTGCATAGTGCCGTCCTCAAGGTAATACAGGATCAGACAGTATCGGACGCGATAGTTTTCCCTAGGATTGTCGTGGACCGGCTCTTGAAAGTAGGCGTAGAACCGCAGTGTTTGCCGATCGTATTTGAGCCAGGCAGGTTGGCGCTGTGGCCTATCACAAAAGAGAGGAATGGCAGTGCCCCTCACGACATACACCCCATCATCAGTATTCCAATGCAACCCAGATACATATGAGACCCCAAATTGACATTAATCCCTGTATAGCAGTCTTTCAGTGGCCATCACCCGGATGAACCATTGGCTCACGCCACGCGCTTTACGACGCCGAGCGTGAGGCAGCGTCAGCTCTATTCGACTTGACGGGTTTTTCCACAGCGGCAGCTTTCCAGACTTTCACCTGAAAGAGAGACGGCGCTGTTCTTCCATCTCTTTACGCTGCTCAGACGGAATGTACGGTGATTTCCTATTGCCATCCAGGCGCCACGCCGGGGAGGCGTCCATACGCATCAGAAGCTGTGAATTCACCGAGACATAGCATGTGAAGCAGCGCCAAACTGCCTGTCCTGCTCAGTGCAAAGATAACAGCGTTCAGCATCCGTTTTCCGCAGTCGCCATCAGCGATCATGGTCTTCTTTCACGACGTCTCCAAGCCGAGTGTACCCACAGCAGTTACACAACCTCTGCCGCGTCGACACCCAGGGGACGCACTCCACGCTCAGAAACTGCAGACCCGTGAGACGTGATTTCTAGAGCAACCCCCCTCCTCCGGGGACGCCGTCTGCTCTAACATAAGATTGGGAAGGCGCTGCCTTGCACGTgttcgcctctccctccgcatAAAGAGAACTAGTGGTTACGGTACAGTGCACGCACGCCGTAGCAGATAGTCGGTTGGCCATTACGTTTGACAGAAACATCGTGTGTCTGTTCTGCTCTCCAGTGTACTTTCGTCGTTCCCGACGAGCGCGAGCAAAGCCTAGAGCCTATTGCTCGGGACTGCCCGGTCCACAGAAATCTCTATCGTGTAAAGGGGAAGACTAGCGCCCAGGTTGCTTGTAAGACATGCCTTCTTACAGAGGTCGAATTTCCTAGTTagtcgccgctgcaggagTCCGTGGGGGGGACGCTACAGGAAGGGTTTCTAACTTTACTTACGGGAAGTGCCTCTCCGGGGGAAGCATTAGAAAGCCAAGGGACTCTCATAACAGCTTCTGAGGCCGTTTATGTGCGAATACGTCGCAGCGCACACTGCACCTCGGGACGGCTAGCGTGCTCACCTCTTTGTCTATCTCAATGCGCTCAGGCAATTGAAGGTCCACGCGCCCTGACAGGCAGTAGGTCAGTGTCTGTTTCAGCGAAAAATCGTCTTTCTTGTAATGATCAACCGCCTGCTGCATATTCGTCAGCATGTGTGGCGGGCTCATGGCCATGGTGgcctgcgcgtcgaggaTCGACTGATTCTTCATTTTCGCCATTCAGCGAGAGACATGCTGGCCGTTAACGGAATGCTGCGAACGCTTAAGCGAAGTAGCCCATATGTCAGTCAAGCGATTCACCTGAGGAGATGGACGTGAGCAACGCGTTGCAGAGCCGGGCACAGAGCTCCAAGCTATGCAACACAggggctgcatgcagacCTGCAGCGTACACGCAGCTCGCTGCAAAGAGGTTTCAGCTTTTGTCCTCAGTTTCACGGGCTTCGCACTCCTGAAAAGATCACGTCGGGAGGCGGGTTCGGTAGCCTTGTCGGAGGTGCTCCAGCAGTCGAAGCGTACAGCGGAAAGTTCATGCGTTCAGCAGCCTCCCATCACGAAGGAAGCTTTGAAGCAGAACCAGAGTATGCACGATTTTGGTTGACAGTATGATGACTACCGGCACTGAATCTGATCTGCAAGGGCACACATGGCATTCGCATCGCTCGAAACGCGTTCTGCCGTATCCTGGAAGCCGGGCGAGTGGGACAGAATGAGACTTTGCATGCTGCCTAGAactgcggccggcgcacgACTGGAACTGGTGTGCGAGGAatagcgagagagagaaacgaaaaGGCGAACAAGGGAAACAACGATCATAGGCGAGAAGAGAATGCGCCTACGGAGGAAATTCCGCAGCGCCAGGGATGCCTTTCGCTCACGCTGACACGCACCAATTGCCAGTCTGACGTGCTGATCGCTCCAATGTATAAATGCCTCTACAACTGACGAGCAATGAACTGAGTTCTAAGGCTTCTCATTCTCTCATACAGTGTGCGCGGTTCGCCCGGCGTAAGGCAAAACAGCCAGCTTTCTTTAAAGACCGAATGATCGCGTCCGGATTTCTGCTGCTAGCGAGAGCCACAGGAATCCATCTACAACTCACGCACACGACCCCTACATGGATCCCTGCGAAAACAGTTCACGTTCCTCCGGAAGTCAGAAGAGCCAACCGTTTCCACCAGAGGTGCTGCGCTGCCTACTGTTTTTTTGTCGCTGCACAACGCGTGTGTGCGTTCGGGAACTGCGGCGCGCTTCTTTTTTCTGGCGCTCGCGGTTAGCTATTGACGCCATTTCCATACGAGCAGTCTTGCCCCCTCGGGTCGTCTCAGATACACGTTGAACATTGTAGTGAAATAATAATTCAGATGCGTTCTCGGTTAAAATTATCTCGATAACCTTGTCCGTGGAACGTTGGTACGACCGCAGGACAcacccgcccgccgcccggcTAGGCAGGCCCCGGTAAAAACATGTAGGCTCAGCCTCCCGCACTCCAGAGTCCAGATatgcgccgcgcagcgcagcgcgcgacacCTCATCGGAGCGATTCCGACTCAAAAAACATGTGTTTTGAAACCACCTGCGCTACCTCCGCTGCACGGTGATAGCCTACGCAAAGACAGACCcgctctcgtcgccctccagaggccgcgctcgcgagccGAAACACTTTCTTATCCCCCGTCTCCCCTATGTCAGAGCCAACTGCAGTTCGCGACCACAAGTGTGTCGCATGCGAAATACATACGATTTTTTAACCACGTGCATAGACAAAACGCACGCACACGGATTCATAGAACAGCGAGGCTGAAGTGCAGTCGCCCACTCGAACGCCCGAGCAAAGCcagagcggaggaagcagaagacagaggagCGGTAAACAACAGGATGtcacacagacacacgcggaaaggagagagaTATGACGAGCAGATGAGGATAAAAAACTTCACAGAGACAGCGCCTGGGCGCCTTCGCTAGGCAAGCACCGCTGACGTCCGGCGTGATGAGAGAGGAAACCAACAAAGGCGAGGGCATGACAATATAGAGTTCATTGACAAGAAACGCAGaccagcgaggaagcgacgcctcgcgcctATCGGCGCGTAGTAGTCTTGGGCCGAGGGCGAATGTCTTCGTCTTTGACCTGCATCCAACAGAAACATCGCACACCGCTTGGAGACCTCGTTAAAcacacgcggcgcggaggcacgcaGACGAAACCGACACGGAAACGCCCACATGCCCCCTGCCGGTGGCAGCGTTTACACAGCCTACGCCTCCCACGAGCCGCTATCCAGTCCGCGAAGGGCAGAGAAGCATCGCAGTCCCGCTAAGGTCTGAGGATCAGGCAAAAAATTAAAGATATCTGTTTCTCTCGTCACCAATACGCGCCAGCCcggaatatatatatatatatatatatatatatacgtataatgagtacatgtatatacgtattctctctctctctctctctctctctctctctctatatatatatatatatatatatatatatatatatatatatatatatatcgcaGGCGCCATAGCCAATCAACGGGTGTAGAGGTTACCGAAACACAACATATCGGCGACTTTGGAGCTATTCGCAGGGCGGATGCGACTGTGCCCGATCCAGCGGGAGGCGGAAATGTGTGCGATCCTGCGGGGACTCACCATGTGTACATACAACTGATGACCCTTGTTAAGTTCTTGCTGGTCGGGGCCCTGCAgccgaagcagaagaaaccACAGAGGGAAAAGCGCTCCATGCGCCGACATCGCAGCGAAAACGCGCCGTTGCAGCCACATAGAC containing:
- a CDS encoding EF hand family protein (encoded by transcript BESB_032880), which encodes MKNQSILDAQATMAMSPPHMLTNMQQAVDHYKKDDFSLKQTLTYCLSGRVDLQLPERIEIDKELLMRMDASPAWRLDGNRKSPYIPSEQRKEMEEQRRLSFRPQRQPAWLKYDRQTLRFYAYFQEPVHDNPRENYRVRYCLILYYLEDGTMQILEPRMENSGILQGTFLKRHRFPRPDRSGFFTMEDLKLSTDVTIYTRVFRIIDCDPFTRQFYEQCNMDVGEPSEPLSDNFFENEVVRRAHFLLRRRLVPKDVKESREYTEIMLGGSRKNSGLKQHLYNDRKVLRFYCYWDDKTNYGMRSYYVFHYFLADDSVEILECYPRNSGKREFPTFLKRQKLPKEPTVTSCPGVVPKKTDHYKPEDFEVGKDVMVYNRQFHLYDCDDFTREFYLKYTGVQQGKEEIVDEPLEIPKIEWKPHALGISTDEDTLASCLNIAQLVKETREDEGRRFIISVRERDNSVMVFETRENNSGHVGGKFADAGKKVDFVTGRTYTAADFYIGAVVNISSVAFAIIDADERTLKHMQAHPSKYPVSNLDLIREKISGVLRALKDENVQTLSQAELQYHLRGILVGRNLWLFCVVSLLASGSTSALLTEAVVRRE